The Pseudomonadota bacterium genome includes a region encoding these proteins:
- the panB gene encoding 3-methyl-2-oxobutanoate hydroxymethyltransferase produces MYTHLQPEAKERPPVTLSTLRDFKRKGEKFSSLTAYDASFAARVDGAGVDVVLVGDSLGMVVQGHDSTVPVTVDDIIYHSKAVARGLHRAFLMVDMPFMSYTSPDVALENAIRLMQLGGAQMVKLEGNARQLEVVEHLASRDIPVCAHLGLRPQSVHKIGGFRVQGREQDTGQAMVDDALALQNAGADMVLLECVPSALGDRITKALGVPVIGIGAGPDVDGQILVLYDILDITPGRKPRFTQNFMAGAASIPDALAAYVDAVRSGRYPAQEHCFE; encoded by the coding sequence GTGTACACGCACCTGCAACCCGAAGCCAAGGAACGGCCGCCGGTCACCCTCTCCACCCTGCGCGACTTCAAGCGCAAGGGCGAGAAGTTCAGTTCTCTAACGGCCTACGACGCCAGCTTCGCGGCGCGAGTCGATGGTGCGGGCGTCGACGTCGTGTTGGTAGGCGATAGCCTCGGTATGGTCGTACAGGGCCATGACAGCACGGTGCCTGTTACCGTTGACGATATCATCTATCACTCGAAGGCTGTCGCGCGCGGTTTGCATCGCGCTTTCCTCATGGTTGACATGCCGTTTATGAGCTACACCTCGCCCGATGTGGCGTTGGAGAACGCGATTCGCCTAATGCAGTTGGGCGGCGCACAGATGGTGAAGCTCGAGGGTAACGCTAGGCAGCTCGAGGTGGTAGAGCACCTGGCATCGCGCGACATCCCGGTCTGCGCCCACCTCGGCCTCCGTCCCCAGTCCGTGCATAAGATCGGGGGCTTTCGTGTCCAGGGCCGAGAGCAGGATACGGGACAGGCCATGGTCGATGATGCGCTGGCCCTGCAGAATGCGGGCGCGGATATGGTGTTGCTTGAGTGTGTGCCAAGCGCGCTAGGGGACAGGATCACCAAGGCGCTGGGAGTGCCGGTGATCGGCATTGGCGCTGGCCCAGACGTGGACGGGCAGATCCTAGTGCTCTACGACATCCTCGATATCACGCCAGGTCGCAAGCCGCGCTTTACGCAGAACTTTATGGCAGGCGCCGCGAGCATCCCAGACGCATTGGCGGCCTACGTCGATGCCGTGCGGTCCGGTCGTTACCCAGCGCAAGAGCATTGCTTTGAATGA
- the panC gene encoding pantoate--beta-alanine ligase: MHEVNTVAALRERLHRWRARGERIAFVPTMGNLHDGHMTLIERARANADSLVASVYVNPLQFGGGEDFDGYPRTLEADRAMLAGASCDLLFFPRDEEIYPLGQSLATRIDLPGLTEMLCGEHRPGHFVGVATVVCKLLNMVQPDVAVFGEKDLQQLRIIQRLVADLYIPTRVLPAPTARESDGLAMSSRNRYLTTQERALAPVLYQTLVGARQALEAGDRAYAAIEARATQALRDAGLRPDYVSIRRGIDLQPPAARGEVELAVLGAAWLGRARLIDNLQLRLSPAG; the protein is encoded by the coding sequence ATGCATGAGGTGAACACGGTGGCGGCCCTGCGTGAGCGCCTCCACCGCTGGCGCGCGCGTGGTGAGCGCATCGCCTTCGTGCCGACCATGGGCAACCTTCACGACGGGCACATGACGCTGATCGAGCGGGCCCGCGCTAACGCTGATAGCCTCGTCGCCAGTGTCTACGTCAATCCCCTGCAGTTTGGCGGCGGTGAAGACTTCGACGGCTACCCGCGCACCCTGGAGGCGGACCGCGCCATGCTCGCCGGCGCCTCGTGCGATCTACTGTTCTTTCCCCGTGACGAGGAGATCTATCCCCTCGGCCAGTCTCTGGCCACCCGCATCGATCTGCCGGGCCTCACGGAGATGCTCTGCGGGGAACATCGTCCGGGGCATTTCGTCGGCGTGGCCACGGTGGTTTGCAAGCTGCTGAATATGGTGCAGCCGGATGTGGCCGTGTTTGGCGAGAAGGATCTGCAGCAGCTGCGTATTATCCAGCGCCTGGTGGCTGACCTCTACATCCCCACCCGGGTGCTGCCGGCGCCGACGGCCCGGGAGAGCGACGGCCTGGCGATGAGTTCGCGCAATCGCTACCTGACCACGCAGGAGCGCGCGCTGGCCCCAGTGCTCTACCAAACGCTGGTCGGGGCACGCCAGGCCTTGGAGGCAGGAGACCGTGCCTACGCGGCCATAGAGGCGCGAGCCACGCAAGCCCTGCGCGACGCGGGCCTGCGTCCGGACTACGTATCCATACGGCGCGGTATTGATCTGCAACCGCCCGCCGCTCGGGGGGAGGTCGAGCTGGCCGTGCTCGGGGCCGCGTGGCTTGGGCGCGCACGCCTGATCGACAACCTCCAGCTGCGGCTGAGCCCTGCCGGCTAG
- a CDS encoding GGDEF domain-containing protein, whose product MPTADLPATPTRESLQGLQLFRGVDVSAVEGYLDACAVRRLGAGEVLLSPDEENYHLFALVEGGLHVRLKRDAKEPLENVVSGACVGEMSFVDGERPSAYVVATGPSLVLEIPHETLWAMCNSAPVIARNLLALLAKRVRNSNRIILDGEGMLREVERNAMTDALTELNNRHWLEEMFPRKLARCARDGSPTCLIMLDIDQFKPYNDRLGHLAGDRALCQVASVLRTQIRPNDMVARYGGDEFVIMLPDTNLESALTTAERIRRGISRASMMHPDRTRITVSLGVAEYGPDDTLKSLINKADFALYRAKLAGRDCVAQ is encoded by the coding sequence ATGCCAACCGCCGATCTACCCGCCACGCCGACGCGAGAGAGCCTGCAAGGATTGCAGCTGTTTCGCGGGGTCGATGTCAGCGCTGTCGAGGGCTACCTCGACGCGTGTGCCGTTCGTCGCCTGGGCGCAGGGGAGGTGCTGCTCAGTCCGGACGAGGAGAACTATCATCTGTTCGCCCTGGTCGAAGGCGGCCTGCATGTGCGACTCAAGCGCGATGCCAAGGAGCCACTCGAAAACGTCGTCTCGGGCGCCTGCGTCGGGGAGATGTCCTTCGTCGACGGCGAGCGCCCATCGGCGTACGTGGTGGCCACGGGCCCATCACTAGTCCTCGAGATCCCCCACGAGACCCTCTGGGCGATGTGCAATTCGGCTCCCGTGATCGCGCGTAACCTCTTGGCGTTACTCGCCAAGCGCGTGCGCAACAGCAATCGCATCATCCTCGATGGGGAAGGCATGCTGCGCGAGGTCGAACGCAACGCGATGACCGATGCGCTCACGGAACTGAACAACCGCCACTGGCTGGAGGAGATGTTCCCGCGCAAGCTCGCACGCTGCGCGCGCGACGGGTCGCCTACCTGCCTGATCATGCTCGACATCGATCAGTTCAAGCCCTACAACGATCGCCTCGGGCACCTCGCCGGAGATCGCGCATTATGCCAAGTGGCGTCGGTCTTGCGCACGCAGATTCGGCCCAACGATATGGTGGCACGCTACGGTGGAGACGAGTTCGTGATCATGCTGCCCGACACCAACCTGGAGTCGGCCCTGACCACCGCCGAGCGAATTCGCCGCGGCATTTCCCGCGCTTCGATGATGCACCCGGACCGCACGCGCATCACCGTATCCTTGGGGGTCGCCGAATACGGCCCCGACGACACACTGAAGTCACTCATTAACAAGGCCGACTTCGCCCTGTATCGGGCGAAGCTTGCAGGGCGCGATTGCGTCGCGCAGTAG
- the queG gene encoding tRNA epoxyqueuosine(34) reductase QueG, whose amino-acid sequence MNLRALEQNLHDWAQELGFQQLGISDIDLQQHEKLLERWLALERHGEMGWMARHGRRRSRPAALIPGTCSVVSVRMDYFPPRAANAEQVLQSPSLAYISRYALGRDYHKLLRKRLQALANRMRDEVGDFGYRVFVDSAPVLEKALAHKAGLGWIGKHTNVLNKRAGSWFFLGEIYTDLPLSPTAIVAPTNHCGTCTACMDVCPTRAIVAPYELDARLCISYLTIELAGPIPVHLRPLIGNRVYGCDDCQLFCPWNKFAQATAEDDFSPRHRLDEATLIELFSWTDEQFLERTAGSPIRRIGYERWLRNLAVALGNAPTTSAIVQCLEARLPDLPELPAEHARWALAQHNRGKAPTPAHAP is encoded by the coding sequence ATGAATCTTCGCGCACTCGAACAGAACCTGCACGACTGGGCCCAAGAGTTAGGATTCCAACAGCTCGGTATCAGCGACATCGACCTCCAGCAGCACGAGAAACTCCTCGAGCGCTGGCTTGCCCTCGAGCGCCACGGCGAGATGGGCTGGATGGCACGCCACGGCAGGCGACGCTCGCGTCCCGCCGCCCTGATTCCCGGCACCTGCTCAGTGGTCTCCGTACGGATGGACTACTTTCCGCCCCGCGCTGCCAACGCCGAACAGGTGCTCCAGTCCCCTAGCCTGGCCTACATCTCGCGCTACGCCCTCGGTCGCGACTACCACAAGCTCCTGCGCAAGCGCCTGCAAGCACTGGCCAATCGCATGCGGGATGAGGTCGGCGATTTTGGCTACCGGGTGTTCGTCGATAGCGCGCCCGTGCTCGAGAAAGCCCTAGCCCACAAAGCGGGACTCGGTTGGATCGGTAAGCACACGAACGTATTGAACAAAAGAGCGGGCAGCTGGTTTTTCCTTGGCGAGATATACACCGACCTCCCGCTCTCGCCGACGGCCATCGTGGCGCCGACCAACCACTGCGGCACCTGCACCGCCTGTATGGATGTCTGTCCGACGCGGGCGATCGTCGCACCCTACGAGCTCGATGCACGCCTTTGCATCTCTTACCTCACGATCGAATTGGCTGGACCGATCCCCGTCCACCTAAGACCGCTGATCGGTAACCGAGTATACGGCTGCGATGACTGCCAGCTGTTCTGCCCCTGGAACAAGTTCGCCCAAGCGACCGCTGAGGACGATTTCAGCCCTCGCCACCGCCTTGACGAGGCGACTCTAATCGAGTTGTTCAGCTGGACTGACGAACAGTTCCTCGAGCGCACGGCCGGCAGCCCGATCCGACGCATCGGCTATGAACGCTGGCTCCGCAACCTAGCGGTGGCCCTTGGCAACGCACCGACCACTTCAGCCATTGTGCAGTGCCTCGAAGCGCGACTCCCCGATCTGCCTGAGTTGCCCGCCGAACATGCGCGCTGGGCTCTGGCACAGCATAATCGCGGTAAAGCCCCTACCCCAGCACACGCCCCCTAG